A portion of the Acidobacteriaceae bacterium genome contains these proteins:
- a CDS encoding FtsX-like permease family protein: MAALRWSTACRIATREMRSSRGKFAFVVLSVAIGVAALTGVRGFSASFRKELLLQARSIMAADLSARATQPLTAEEAAGLTKLKNHSADETEVTELLSMASNPSSFDPLLVSLKAVDPAKYPFYGSVTFAPAMPLRQALTDDSVAVADDLLLRLHLHVGDSVRLGDRTLRIAAVVLEEPDRLSGMFAAGPRVLLSQHALEMTELLAPGSHATRRYLFKMAHASGGQAASDAAVATLKAEAEQALPEAQVQDYREASPAVTKALDGATGLLSLMSLVSMVLGAVGVAMTMRAHLQQRMESIAIMKSMGAQSGQVMKIYVLQTLLLGLAGALIGALLGLGVQAALPLFLAKLLHLTPHFALDGRSMALGVAAGLLTTLLFTLPPLLDIRGVRPILILRRNVEAGDDPFVQRMRAKLMGSGAQVLASVLLLAGLALLAATVSDSRKIGWIFAGGLAVVLVVLLAMSAATLWLVRVFLRGTKMSLPSSIRHGLANLYRPGNPSAALLAALGLGIMVMSTVYIVQHAIVQEMQVSTAENLPNLFLIDISPKEVDGLRALLKTQPTVQGEPELLPVVGSRLLAVDGVAAKDLHFEHMPKRAMQSLNLTWAPDENSPPPGDKIVEGKWWSAGDAAQAMDKPLVAIELLQAHRMHLHVGQSITFAAQDEDMTATVAALFESDGRHAYGRAAFVMPKASLDGLPVIWYGGVHSKPDQTALLRRVLYEHYPTVTVIDVAATVEMVRQVILQITYVIQFLAGFSILAGLIILASAIAGTRYRRTREVVVLKTLGGTRRRIAAIFSVEFAVLGLVAGFVGLVFANALARLLLHRALHFEYSFQPWMSLGFWMATAALAVIAGWAASFRVLGQKPLEVLREE; encoded by the coding sequence ATGGCGGCGCTGCGTTGGAGCACGGCATGTCGGATCGCTACGCGCGAGATGCGTTCGTCGCGTGGCAAGTTTGCGTTCGTGGTGCTGAGTGTGGCGATCGGTGTTGCCGCGCTCACGGGCGTGCGTGGTTTCTCTGCGAGCTTTCGTAAGGAGCTTCTGTTGCAGGCCCGCTCGATTATGGCGGCAGACTTGTCTGCCCGCGCGACGCAGCCTTTGACGGCGGAAGAGGCTGCCGGGCTGACGAAGCTGAAGAACCACAGTGCGGACGAGACTGAAGTTACCGAATTGTTGTCGATGGCGTCGAACCCCTCGTCGTTCGATCCGCTGCTGGTATCGCTCAAGGCCGTGGACCCGGCGAAGTATCCGTTCTATGGCAGCGTTACGTTTGCGCCCGCTATGCCTTTGCGGCAGGCGTTGACGGATGATTCTGTCGCTGTGGCTGACGATCTTCTTCTACGTCTTCATCTGCATGTGGGCGATTCTGTGCGGTTGGGCGATCGTACCTTGCGCATCGCGGCGGTCGTGCTGGAAGAGCCGGACCGGTTGAGCGGAATGTTTGCTGCGGGGCCGCGTGTGCTGCTCTCGCAACATGCGCTGGAGATGACGGAGCTGCTGGCTCCGGGCTCGCATGCGACCAGGCGATACCTCTTCAAGATGGCCCACGCGTCGGGTGGTCAGGCGGCCAGCGATGCGGCTGTGGCGACGTTGAAGGCGGAGGCGGAACAAGCTCTGCCGGAAGCTCAGGTGCAGGATTACCGCGAGGCCAGTCCCGCGGTGACGAAGGCGCTTGATGGAGCGACGGGCCTGCTTTCGCTGATGAGTTTGGTGTCGATGGTGCTCGGCGCGGTCGGCGTCGCGATGACGATGCGCGCGCACCTTCAGCAGCGGATGGAGTCCATCGCGATCATGAAGTCGATGGGCGCGCAGAGCGGCCAGGTGATGAAGATTTATGTGCTGCAGACGCTGCTGCTGGGGCTTGCGGGCGCGTTGATCGGCGCGTTGCTTGGTCTTGGGGTGCAGGCTGCGTTGCCACTGTTTCTTGCGAAGTTGCTGCACCTGACGCCACACTTTGCATTGGATGGACGGTCGATGGCGCTTGGCGTCGCGGCAGGTTTGTTGACGACGTTGCTCTTCACGTTGCCGCCACTGTTGGACATCCGTGGCGTGCGGCCGATTCTGATCCTGCGTCGCAATGTGGAGGCGGGAGATGATCCGTTTGTGCAGCGGATGCGCGCAAAGCTGATGGGCTCTGGGGCGCAGGTGCTGGCCTCTGTGCTGCTGCTTGCGGGGCTAGCACTGCTGGCAGCAACCGTCTCGGACTCCAGGAAGATTGGATGGATCTTCGCCGGGGGGCTTGCTGTCGTGCTGGTCGTTCTGCTGGCGATGAGTGCGGCGACGCTATGGCTGGTGCGCGTCTTCCTGCGCGGAACGAAGATGTCGCTGCCTTCGAGTATTCGACATGGACTGGCGAATCTGTATCGGCCGGGCAATCCCAGTGCGGCGCTGCTGGCTGCGCTGGGGCTGGGCATCATGGTGATGTCGACGGTATACATCGTGCAGCACGCGATCGTGCAGGAGATGCAGGTGTCCACGGCGGAAAACCTGCCGAACCTCTTCCTGATCGACATCAGCCCGAAGGAAGTGGACGGTCTGCGAGCGTTGTTGAAGACCCAGCCGACCGTGCAGGGTGAGCCGGAACTGCTGCCGGTGGTGGGGTCGCGGTTGCTCGCGGTAGATGGCGTTGCGGCGAAGGATTTGCACTTCGAGCACATGCCGAAGCGCGCGATGCAGTCGCTGAATCTGACGTGGGCTCCAGACGAGAACTCTCCGCCGCCGGGGGACAAGATTGTTGAAGGGAAGTGGTGGTCAGCCGGTGACGCGGCACAGGCGATGGACAAGCCGCTGGTAGCAATTGAGCTTTTGCAGGCGCACAGAATGCACCTGCATGTTGGCCAGTCGATCACCTTCGCGGCACAGGATGAAGATATGACGGCGACGGTGGCTGCTCTGTTTGAAAGCGATGGCCGTCATGCATACGGTCGCGCCGCGTTTGTGATGCCGAAGGCTTCGCTCGATGGCCTACCCGTGATCTGGTACGGCGGCGTGCACTCAAAGCCCGACCAGACGGCGCTGCTGCGACGGGTGCTGTACGAGCACTACCCGACCGTGACGGTGATCGATGTGGCGGCGACGGTGGAGATGGTGCGGCAGGTGATTCTGCAGATCACGTACGTGATTCAGTTCCTTGCCGGATTCTCGATTCTTGCGGGCCTGATCATCCTCGCCAGCGCGATTGCAGGCACGCGCTATCGTCGTACGCGAGAGGTTGTGGTGTTGAAAACTCTGGGCGGAACGCGGCGGCGGATCGCCGCAATCTTCTCGGTGGAGTTTGCGGTGCTGGGGCTGGTCGCGGGCTTTGTGGGGCTGGTGTTTGCGAATGCGTTGGCACGTTTACTGCTGCATCGTGCGCTGCATTTCGAGTATTCGTTCCAGCCCTGGATGAGTCTGGGTTTCTGGATGGCGACGGCTGCGCTTGCTGTGATCGCAGGCTGGGCGGCAAGCTTCCGCGTATTGGGACAAAAGCCGTTGGAGGTTTTGCGCGAAGAGTAG
- a CDS encoding winged helix-turn-helix domain-containing protein, whose translation MANGIEDTRSGSREAYAFHPFLFYPLSGELHIRGRVIRCPVQSARTLSLLLRHAGEVVTREQLRAELWPENVALGSDDAINKAVSYLRDVLRDNSRSPKYIETLPKRGYRFVAPLTQGPEIAPAEVLSTQQSSPLELPTAASVAVSALVTPVLMPVRPEGVPVSGRSLPRISLLWLALVCLLFLCAAGVGWWHFHGGAGPQSDSAKNLRIGIAPFEAEGDNAEGLAESFRLDLTDALAQMPHLRVNAAHGTHVDADDRKAMLALQADVLLFGKLSVHQGHVTLELELARGKDATHLATFKYEVDQKQILMLREQAQKDLLDALKYSNAGEGPALGSTDNAEAYTTFLQAREHLRQWNNDSWTLAASEFRHTLEIDPHFARAYSGLAATLIAMAEHNSVGVDQNYQQARKMAQKALDLDPQIAEGYAELGSIAYHHDWDFAHAEEQYRRAIELDPAHSQYHVWLADLLCVEGHYEESIQEVNLAHALDPVWKSPYLAAMFIYSTAGQPERSLAVGTQLLERDPRASLTHLQIGWSYWYNGQYTQAVEEWRTMAELDKDSDRLEQEDMGMRALQSGGMKAYAELRLKVIESGKQWRTGHNDLVPSEWFVYAGQNDSAIAALNSQIERHDRAALQIAVDPAYAVLHHDPRYQMLVKRMGLTVPSPLGRHAWHSVWE comes from the coding sequence ATGGCCAATGGAATAGAAGACACCAGGTCGGGGTCGCGAGAGGCCTATGCCTTTCACCCGTTCCTCTTCTACCCCCTTTCGGGGGAGCTCCACATTCGTGGGCGTGTCATCCGCTGCCCGGTTCAGTCAGCGCGGACCCTTAGTCTTCTGCTTCGCCATGCAGGAGAGGTTGTTACCCGGGAGCAGTTGCGTGCGGAGCTGTGGCCTGAGAATGTGGCGCTTGGATCCGATGATGCGATCAACAAAGCGGTCAGCTATCTGAGGGATGTTCTGCGGGACAACTCTCGTTCGCCAAAGTACATTGAGACGCTACCAAAGCGGGGATACCGTTTTGTGGCTCCTCTGACGCAGGGGCCGGAGATCGCTCCTGCGGAAGTGCTCTCTACGCAGCAGAGTTCTCCTCTGGAACTGCCGACGGCTGCTTCAGTTGCGGTATCCGCTTTGGTTACGCCAGTGCTCATGCCTGTAAGGCCGGAGGGTGTGCCTGTCTCCGGGCGGAGTTTGCCGCGTATTTCACTCCTGTGGCTGGCGTTGGTTTGCCTCCTTTTCCTCTGCGCGGCGGGTGTGGGATGGTGGCACTTCCACGGTGGAGCAGGGCCGCAAAGTGATAGCGCCAAGAATCTACGCATAGGCATTGCTCCGTTTGAGGCGGAAGGGGACAACGCGGAGGGCCTGGCAGAAAGCTTTCGGCTGGATTTGACAGATGCCTTGGCGCAGATGCCGCACCTTCGCGTCAATGCAGCACATGGCACGCATGTGGACGCTGACGATCGCAAGGCGATGCTGGCGCTACAGGCGGATGTCCTGCTGTTTGGCAAACTGAGCGTGCATCAGGGGCATGTCACGCTGGAGTTGGAGCTGGCTCGCGGCAAAGATGCCACCCACCTGGCGACCTTCAAGTATGAGGTGGACCAGAAGCAGATTCTGATGTTGCGCGAGCAGGCGCAGAAGGATTTGCTGGATGCGCTCAAGTACTCGAATGCAGGGGAGGGGCCTGCGCTTGGCAGCACGGACAACGCCGAGGCCTACACGACCTTTCTGCAGGCGCGAGAGCATCTGCGGCAGTGGAACAACGATTCCTGGACGTTGGCTGCCTCTGAGTTTCGCCACACCCTTGAGATTGATCCGCACTTTGCCAGGGCGTACTCCGGGCTGGCTGCTACGTTGATCGCGATGGCAGAGCATAACTCAGTAGGCGTGGACCAGAACTACCAGCAGGCTCGAAAGATGGCGCAGAAGGCCCTCGACCTCGACCCACAGATTGCCGAAGGCTACGCCGAACTTGGGAGCATCGCTTACCACCACGATTGGGATTTTGCCCACGCGGAGGAGCAGTACCGCCGAGCTATTGAACTGGACCCCGCCCATAGCCAATACCATGTCTGGCTTGCTGACCTGCTTTGCGTTGAAGGTCACTATGAGGAGAGCATTCAAGAGGTGAATCTGGCACATGCGCTGGATCCGGTCTGGAAGTCCCCTTATCTTGCGGCCATGTTCATCTACTCCACGGCAGGACAGCCTGAGAGGAGCCTTGCTGTGGGCACCCAGCTTCTTGAACGTGACCCCAGGGCAAGCCTTACCCATCTGCAGATCGGCTGGAGCTACTGGTACAACGGCCAATATACGCAGGCTGTGGAGGAGTGGCGCACGATGGCCGAACTCGACAAGGACTCCGACCGGTTGGAGCAGGAAGATATGGGAATGCGTGCTCTCCAAAGCGGCGGCATGAAAGCCTATGCGGAGCTGCGCCTCAAAGTCATCGAATCGGGCAAGCAGTGGCGGACCGGACACAACGATCTGGTTCCTTCGGAGTGGTTCGTGTACGCAGGTCAGAACGACAGTGCCATCGCAGCTCTTAACTCGCAGATCGAACGTCATGATCGGGCGGCCCTGCAGATTGCAGTGGACCCCGCCTACGCTGTTCTTCACCATGACCCCCGCTACCAGATGCTGGTGAAGAGGATGGGGCTGACTGTGCCATCTCCGCTCGGCCGACATGCCTGGCACAGCGTGTGGGAGTGA